From Palaemon carinicauda isolate YSFRI2023 chromosome 29, ASM3689809v2, whole genome shotgun sequence, one genomic window encodes:
- the LOC137622773 gene encoding uncharacterized protein isoform X5 yields the protein MTGKSTVFVVAVLCAFASALPGQIQSYGNRGVGHHGRPSGGFGSSHGVGGAHAGGLSGGFGSSGLHGASSSGLTLGHLGGGSAGVGGVGVGGSHLGGVGVGGSHLGGVGVGSSHLGGVGVGGSHLGGVGVGGSHLGGVGVGGSHASGVGLGGAGFGGAGVGHLGGAGVGLGGSGVGLGGAGVGLGGASSTSYNPAHYPDIVPGFSFQTSYPGQGFGGCANWCRSSHNNNYYCCTRTSYAG from the exons ATGACTGGAAAATCAACTGTCTTTGTGGTCGCTGTCTTATGCGCCTTTGCATCAGCTCTTCCGGGTCAGATACAAAGTTATGGCAACAGAGGAGTTGGACATCATGGTAGACCTAGTGGTGGCTTTGGAAGTTCACATGGAGTTGGAGGTGCCCACGCTGGAGGACTCTCGGGTGGATTTGGTAGTAGTGGCCTCCATGGAGCATCCTCAAGTGGTCTTACTTTAGGCCATCTCGGAGGTGGAAGTGCTGGTGTTGGAG GAGTTGGTGTTGGAGGCAGCCATCTTGGAGGAGTTGGTGTTGGAGGCAGCCATCTTGGCGGTGTAGGTGTTGGAAGCAGCCATCTTGGCGGTGTTGGTGTTGGAGGCAGCCATCTTGGAGGTGTTGGTGTTGGAGGCAGCCATCTTGGAGGTGTTGGTGTTGGAGGCAGCCATGCCAGCGGTGTAGGATTGGGAGGAGCAGGTTTTGGTGGTGCTGGAGTTGGCCATCTTGGAGGTGCTGGTGTCGGTCTTGGAGGATCTGGTGTCGGTCTTGGAGGAGCTGGTGTCGGTCTTGGAGGAGCTTCCAGTACCTCATACAACCCAGCCCACTACCCAGACATTGTTCCAGGATTCTCCTTCCAGACCTCGTACCCAGGACAAGGATTCGGAGGCTGTGCCAACTGGTGCCGAAGCTCTCATAATAACAACTATTACTGCTGCACAAGAACAAGCTATGCTGGTTAA
- the LOC137622773 gene encoding uncharacterized protein isoform X1, which produces MTGKSTVFVVAVLCAFASALPGQIQSYGNRGVGHHGRPSGGFGSSHGVGGAHAGGLSGGFGSSGLHGASSSGLTLGHLGGGSAGVGGSHLGGVGVGGSHLGGVGVGGSHLGGVGGSHLGGVGGSHLGGVGVGSSHLGGVGVGGSHLGGVGVGGSHLGGVGVGSSHLGGVGVGGSHLGGVGVGGSHLGGVGVGGSHASGVGLGGAGFGGAGVGHLGGAGVGLGGSGVGLGGAGVGLGGASSTSYNPAHYPDIVPGFSFQTSYPGQGFGGCANWCRSSHNNNYYCCTRTSYAG; this is translated from the coding sequence ATGACTGGAAAATCAACTGTCTTTGTGGTCGCTGTCTTATGCGCCTTTGCATCAGCTCTTCCGGGTCAGATACAAAGTTATGGCAACAGAGGAGTTGGACATCATGGTAGACCTAGTGGTGGCTTTGGAAGTTCACATGGAGTTGGAGGTGCCCACGCTGGAGGACTCTCGGGTGGATTTGGTAGTAGTGGCCTCCATGGAGCATCCTCAAGTGGTCTTACTTTAGGCCATCTCGGAGGTGGAAGTGCTGGTGTTGGAGGCAGCCATCTTGGGGGAGTTGGTGTTGGAGGCAGCCACCTTGGAGGAGTTGGTGTTGGAGGCAGCCATCTTGGAGGTGTTGGAGGCAGCCATCTTGGAGGAGTTGGAGGCAGCCATCTTGGAGGAGTTGGTGTAGGAAGCAGCCATCTTGGAGGAGTTGGTGTTGGAGGCAGCCATCTTGGAGGAGTTGGTGTTGGAGGCAGCCATCTTGGCGGTGTAGGTGTTGGAAGCAGCCATCTTGGCGGTGTTGGTGTTGGAGGCAGCCATCTTGGAGGTGTTGGTGTTGGAGGCAGCCATCTTGGAGGTGTTGGTGTTGGAGGCAGCCATGCCAGCGGTGTAGGATTGGGAGGAGCAGGTTTTGGTGGTGCTGGAGTTGGCCATCTTGGAGGTGCTGGTGTCGGTCTTGGAGGATCTGGTGTCGGTCTTGGAGGAGCTGGTGTCGGTCTTGGAGGAGCTTCCAGTACCTCATACAACCCAGCCCACTACCCAGACATTGTTCCAGGATTCTCCTTCCAGACCTCGTACCCAGGACAAGGATTCGGAGGCTGTGCCAACTGGTGCCGAAGCTCTCATAATAACAACTATTACTGCTGCACAAGAACAAGCTATGCTGGTTAA
- the LOC137622773 gene encoding uncharacterized protein isoform X3, with the protein MTGKSTVFVVAVLCAFASALPGQIQSYGNRGVGHHGRPSGGFGSSHGVGGAHAGGLSGGFGSSGLHGASSSGLTLGHLGGGSAGVGGSHLGGVGVGGSHLGGVGVGGSHLGGVGVGGSHLGGVGVGGSHLGGVGVGSSHLGGVGVGGSHLGGVGVGGSHLGGVGVGGSHASGVGLGGAGFGGAGVGHLGGAGVGLGGSGVGLGGAGVGLGGASSTSYNPAHYPDIVPGFSFQTSYPGQGFGGCANWCRSSHNNNYYCCTRTSYAG; encoded by the exons ATGACTGGAAAATCAACTGTCTTTGTGGTCGCTGTCTTATGCGCCTTTGCATCAGCTCTTCCGGGTCAGATACAAAGTTATGGCAACAGAGGAGTTGGACATCATGGTAGACCTAGTGGTGGCTTTGGAAGTTCACATGGAGTTGGAGGTGCCCACGCTGGAGGACTCTCGGGTGGATTTGGTAGTAGTGGCCTCCATGGAGCATCCTCAAGTGGTCTTACTTTAGGCCATCTCGGAGGTGGAAGTGCTGGTGTTGGAGGCAGCCATCTTGGGGGAGTTGGTGTTGGAGGCAGCCACCTTGGAGGAGTTGGTGTTGGAGGCAGCCATCTTGGAG GAGTTGGTGTTGGAGGCAGCCATCTTGGAGGAGTTGGTGTTGGAGGCAGCCATCTTGGCGGTGTAGGTGTTGGAAGCAGCCATCTTGGCGGTGTTGGTGTTGGAGGCAGCCATCTTGGAGGTGTTGGTGTTGGAGGCAGCCATCTTGGAGGTGTTGGTGTTGGAGGCAGCCATGCCAGCGGTGTAGGATTGGGAGGAGCAGGTTTTGGTGGTGCTGGAGTTGGCCATCTTGGAGGTGCTGGTGTCGGTCTTGGAGGATCTGGTGTCGGTCTTGGAGGAGCTGGTGTCGGTCTTGGAGGAGCTTCCAGTACCTCATACAACCCAGCCCACTACCCAGACATTGTTCCAGGATTCTCCTTCCAGACCTCGTACCCAGGACAAGGATTCGGAGGCTGTGCCAACTGGTGCCGAAGCTCTCATAATAACAACTATTACTGCTGCACAAGAACAAGCTATGCTGGTTAA
- the LOC137622773 gene encoding spidroin-1-like isoform X2, translating into MTGKSTVFVVAVLCAFASALPGQIQSYGNRGVGHHGRPSGGFGSSHGVGGAHAGGLSGGFGSSGLHGASSSGLTLGHLGGGSAGVGGVGVGGSHLGGVGGSHLGGVGGSHLGGVGVGSSHLGGVGVGGSHLGGVGVGGSHLGGVGVGSSHLGGVGVGGSHLGGVGVGGSHLGGVGVGGSHASGVGLGGAGFGGAGVGHLGGAGVGLGGSGVGLGGAGVGLGGASSTSYNPAHYPDIVPGFSFQTSYPGQGFGGCANWCRSSHNNNYYCCTRTSYAG; encoded by the exons ATGACTGGAAAATCAACTGTCTTTGTGGTCGCTGTCTTATGCGCCTTTGCATCAGCTCTTCCGGGTCAGATACAAAGTTATGGCAACAGAGGAGTTGGACATCATGGTAGACCTAGTGGTGGCTTTGGAAGTTCACATGGAGTTGGAGGTGCCCACGCTGGAGGACTCTCGGGTGGATTTGGTAGTAGTGGCCTCCATGGAGCATCCTCAAGTGGTCTTACTTTAGGCCATCTCGGAGGTGGAAGTGCTGGTGTTGGAG GAGTTGGTGTTGGAGGCAGCCATCTTGGAGGTGTTGGAGGCAGCCATCTTGGAGGAGTTGGAGGCAGCCATCTTGGAGGAGTTGGTGTAGGAAGCAGCCATCTTGGAGGAGTTGGTGTTGGAGGCAGCCATCTTGGAGGAGTTGGTGTTGGAGGCAGCCATCTTGGCGGTGTAGGTGTTGGAAGCAGCCATCTTGGCGGTGTTGGTGTTGGAGGCAGCCATCTTGGAGGTGTTGGTGTTGGAGGCAGCCATCTTGGAGGTGTTGGTGTTGGAGGCAGCCATGCCAGCGGTGTAGGATTGGGAGGAGCAGGTTTTGGTGGTGCTGGAGTTGGCCATCTTGGAGGTGCTGGTGTCGGTCTTGGAGGATCTGGTGTCGGTCTTGGAGGAGCTGGTGTCGGTCTTGGAGGAGCTTCCAGTACCTCATACAACCCAGCCCACTACCCAGACATTGTTCCAGGATTCTCCTTCCAGACCTCGTACCCAGGACAAGGATTCGGAGGCTGTGCCAACTGGTGCCGAAGCTCTCATAATAACAACTATTACTGCTGCACAAGAACAAGCTATGCTGGTTAA
- the LOC137622775 gene encoding uncharacterized protein isoform X1 — MIGQSTLLVAAAFCVLATALPGHLHGGAGLGAGHLGGAGVGVGHLGGAGLGVGHLGGAGVGVGHLGGAGVGVGHLGGVGVGSGLIGGIGSGSGLIGGVGVGGANYNPAHYPDIVPGYPFQQSYPGKGFGGCANWCRSSYQKNYYCCTRTSYAG; from the coding sequence ATGATTGGACAATCAACTCTACTCGTGGCAGCTGCCTTTTGCGTCTTGGCAACAGCTCTTCCAGGACACCTGCATGGAGGAGCAGGTTTAGGAGCTGGACACCTTGGAGGAGCTGGTGTTGGAGTTGGTCATCTTGGAGGAGCAGGTTTAGGAGTTGGACACCTTGGAGGAGCTGGTGTGGGAGTTGGACACCTTGGAGGAGCTGGTGTAGGAGTTGGCCACCTTGGAGGTGTTGGTGTTGGCTCTGGGCTTATTGGAGGCATTGGTTCTGGATCTGGACTTATTGGAGGAGTGGGTGTTGGAGGCGCCAACTACAATCCAGCTCACTATCCAGACATTGTTCCAGGTTACCCATTCCAGCAGTCTTACCCTGGAAAAGGATTCGGAGGATGTGCCAACTGGTGCCGTAGCTCATACCAGAAGAACTACTACTGCTGCACAAGAACTTCTTACGCTGGATAA
- the LOC137622772 gene encoding keratin, type II cytoskeletal 68 kDa, component IB-like: MRKSLDPTRKQLSSEEYTVLKGSLRMIGQSALLVAVAFCALATALPDHFQSHGGFSSGFGGFDQQGGNVHFGGSGFDSGNGFDQGTVFHQSSGSILGQRGSGLNYGNGFDQGTVFDQGTVFDQGTVFDQGDGFDHVNTNGGVVYDSSNYPDIIQGFPFQDSHPGRGFAGCENWCFSSFQSNYYCCTRTTYYG; encoded by the exons ATGAGAAAGAGTCTGGATCCAACCAGAAAGCAACTCTCCTCTGAAGAATACACAGTTCTTAAAGGATCCTTGAG AATGATTGGACAATCCGCCCTTCTCGTGGCAGTAGCCTTTTGTGCTTTGGCAACAGCTCTTCCAGATCATTTCCAGAGTCACGGAGGCTTCTCAAGTGGGTTTGGAGGTTTCGATCAGCAAGGAGGTAACGTACATTTTGGAGGCAGTGGATTTGACTCTGGCAATGGATTTGACCAGGGTACTGTGTTCCATCAAAGCAGTGGATCAATACTAGGTCAACGTGGTAGTGGCTTAAACTACGGCAATGGATTTGACCAGGGTACTGTGTTTGACCAGGGTACTGTGTTTGACCAGGGTACTGTGTTTGACCAGGGCGACGGTTTTGACCATGTCAATACCAACGGAGGCGTGGTCTACGACTCTTCTAATTACCCAGACATAATCCAAGGGTTCCCTTTCCAGGATTCTCATCCTGGAAGGGGTTTCGCTGGCTGTGAAAACTGGTGTTTCAGCTCATTCCAGAGCAACTACTACTGTTGCACACGAACAACTTACTATGGCTAA
- the LOC137622773 gene encoding uncharacterized protein isoform X4, with translation MTGKSTVFVVAVLCAFASALPGQIQSYGNRGVGHHGRPSGGFGSSHGVGGAHAGGLSGGFGSSGLHGASSSGLTLGHLGGGSAGVGGVGVGGSHLGGVGVGGSHLGGVGVGGSHLGGVGVGSSHLGGVGVGGSHLGGVGVGGSHLGGVGVGGSHASGVGLGGAGFGGAGVGHLGGAGVGLGGSGVGLGGAGVGLGGASSTSYNPAHYPDIVPGFSFQTSYPGQGFGGCANWCRSSHNNNYYCCTRTSYAG, from the exons ATGACTGGAAAATCAACTGTCTTTGTGGTCGCTGTCTTATGCGCCTTTGCATCAGCTCTTCCGGGTCAGATACAAAGTTATGGCAACAGAGGAGTTGGACATCATGGTAGACCTAGTGGTGGCTTTGGAAGTTCACATGGAGTTGGAGGTGCCCACGCTGGAGGACTCTCGGGTGGATTTGGTAGTAGTGGCCTCCATGGAGCATCCTCAAGTGGTCTTACTTTAGGCCATCTCGGAGGTGGAAGTGCTGGTGTTGGAG GAGTTGGTGTTGGAGGCAGCCATCTTGGAG GAGTTGGTGTTGGAGGCAGCCATCTTGGAGGAGTTGGTGTTGGAGGCAGCCATCTTGGCGGTGTAGGTGTTGGAAGCAGCCATCTTGGCGGTGTTGGTGTTGGAGGCAGCCATCTTGGAGGTGTTGGTGTTGGAGGCAGCCATCTTGGAGGTGTTGGTGTTGGAGGCAGCCATGCCAGCGGTGTAGGATTGGGAGGAGCAGGTTTTGGTGGTGCTGGAGTTGGCCATCTTGGAGGTGCTGGTGTCGGTCTTGGAGGATCTGGTGTCGGTCTTGGAGGAGCTGGTGTCGGTCTTGGAGGAGCTTCCAGTACCTCATACAACCCAGCCCACTACCCAGACATTGTTCCAGGATTCTCCTTCCAGACCTCGTACCCAGGACAAGGATTCGGAGGCTGTGCCAACTGGTGCCGAAGCTCTCATAATAACAACTATTACTGCTGCACAAGAACAAGCTATGCTGGTTAA